In Nodosilinea sp. FACHB-141, a single window of DNA contains:
- a CDS encoding NAD(P)H-dependent oxidoreductase: MVKFVGIAGSLRPNSYSQLALGLVCDRLSALGAEVEQLDLREMNLPLCHGGKDYPDHPDVERLRQAFLEADGFVLVTPEYHGSVSGVLKNALDLMSFDQLDGKVAGAVSILGGQSNNNALNDLRTILRWVHTWVVPEQVAIGQAWQAFDDQGKIVHEKLSQRLDGLAQSLYDNTRKLREID, translated from the coding sequence GTGGTGAAGTTTGTCGGTATCGCTGGAAGTCTGCGGCCCAATTCATACAGTCAGTTAGCGCTGGGGCTGGTATGCGATCGCCTCAGCGCCCTAGGAGCCGAGGTTGAGCAACTCGACCTACGCGAGATGAACCTACCCCTTTGCCACGGCGGCAAAGATTACCCCGACCACCCTGACGTCGAGCGTCTGCGCCAGGCGTTTCTCGAAGCTGACGGCTTTGTGCTGGTCACCCCCGAGTACCACGGCAGCGTCAGCGGCGTGCTCAAGAACGCACTAGACCTGATGAGCTTTGACCAGCTCGACGGCAAAGTAGCCGGGGCGGTCAGCATTCTTGGCGGTCAGTCAAACAACAATGCCCTCAACGATCTGCGCACGATTTTGCGCTGGGTACACACCTGGGTAGTGCCCGAACAGGTAGCGATCGGTCAAGCCTGGCAAGCCTTTGACGATCAGGGCAAGATTGTCCATGAAAAGCTCTCTCAGCGGCTGGACGGCCTGGCTCAGAGCCTGTACGACAATACCCGCAAGCTGCGCGAAATAGATTAA
- a CDS encoding (Fe-S)-binding protein → MPTSESPAPLASVPSPDGFDAHHPPDPKLIDACVHCGFCLTTCPSYRVLGTEMDSPRGRIYLMDAINTGEAPLSATSAKHFDSCLGCLACTTACPSGVQYDQLIAAVRPQVQRNHERPLPERLVRSLIFSLFPYPTRLRAMAGPLYLYQKLGISKLVQKTGLLAKLSPSLAAMESLLPPITAESFQDDLPELIPAVGIQRYRVGMVLGCVQRVFFSDVNAATARVLSANGCEVVIPHEQGCCSALPAHQGQEAQAQTLARRMIDCFEAAEVDYVVINAAGCGHTLKEYHHILQDDPEYRDRAKAFVAKVRDVQEFLAQVGLTTPLHPITPDALPIVYQDACHLLHGQKISFQPRQLLKQIPGVTLREPLDAALCCGSAGVYNMLHPDVAAELGQMKVKNLLNTGATLVASSNPGCSLQIQQHMVGQAREVPLFHPMELLDFSIRNLPLPLEKPV, encoded by the coding sequence ATGCCTACGTCAGAGTCGCCTGCCCCCCTCGCTTCCGTCCCCAGTCCTGATGGTTTTGACGCCCACCATCCCCCCGACCCCAAGCTGATCGACGCCTGTGTGCACTGTGGATTTTGCCTCACCACCTGCCCCAGCTATCGCGTGCTTGGCACCGAAATGGACTCACCCCGGGGCCGCATTTATTTAATGGACGCCATCAACACCGGCGAAGCGCCTCTGTCGGCTACCTCGGCAAAACATTTTGACTCTTGCCTGGGCTGCCTAGCCTGCACCACAGCCTGTCCTTCTGGAGTGCAGTACGACCAGCTGATTGCAGCGGTGCGACCCCAGGTACAGCGCAACCATGAGCGACCCCTACCGGAACGGTTGGTGCGATCGCTGATCTTCAGCTTGTTCCCCTACCCCACCCGGCTGCGGGCGATGGCTGGGCCGCTGTACCTGTATCAAAAGCTAGGAATTTCTAAGCTGGTGCAGAAAACCGGGCTGCTGGCCAAACTTTCCCCCAGCCTAGCGGCCATGGAATCGCTGCTGCCGCCGATCACCGCCGAGAGCTTTCAGGACGATCTACCCGAGCTAATCCCCGCCGTGGGCATTCAGCGCTACCGAGTGGGCATGGTGCTGGGCTGTGTGCAGCGCGTGTTTTTCTCCGATGTGAATGCGGCGACGGCGCGGGTGCTTAGCGCCAACGGTTGCGAGGTGGTGATTCCCCACGAGCAGGGGTGCTGCTCGGCGCTGCCCGCCCACCAAGGGCAAGAGGCCCAAGCCCAAACCTTAGCCCGCCGCATGATCGACTGCTTCGAGGCCGCCGAGGTCGATTACGTGGTGATCAACGCCGCAGGCTGTGGCCACACCCTGAAGGAATACCACCACATCTTGCAGGATGACCCGGAGTATCGCGATCGCGCCAAAGCCTTTGTGGCTAAAGTCCGCGACGTGCAGGAATTCCTCGCCCAAGTAGGGCTGACAACGCCACTACATCCCATCACCCCGGACGCTCTACCCATCGTCTATCAAGATGCCTGCCACCTGCTCCACGGCCAAAAAATCAGCTTTCAGCCCCGACAGCTGCTCAAACAAATTCCCGGCGTTACCCTGCGAGAACCCCTTGATGCGGCCCTCTGCTGCGGCAGCGCCGGAGTCTACAACATGCTGCATCCCGACGTGGCCGCAGAGCTAGGCCAGATGAAGGTGAAAAACCTGCTGAACACCGGCGCGACATTGGTAGCCTCGTCCAACCCCGGCTGCTCACTGCAAATTCAGCAGCACATGGTTGGGCAAGCACGAGAGGTCCCGCTCTTTCACCCCATGGAGCTGCTCGATTTCTCCATTCGCAATCTGCCGCTGCCGTTGGAGAAACCTGTCTGA
- a CDS encoding PAP/fibrillin family protein: MTPLQTRRHQLKTQLLQSIGALEIEDAILPVEHPAIDQIICELEALNPIDQPLRPEHWPMLLGSWALVYASRGTVVTRRLGRQFPLPVGIQRVWQRLTDSEDNGAGIATENGAVLSLPFFGELTATAQGIWKPYEEGESARVSFGAFTVQATRLLGIAGLHLPQITVPVLEFLRQEALWITSYLDEDLRFGRGATGNLFVFRR; the protein is encoded by the coding sequence ATGACTCCCCTTCAGACTCGCCGCCATCAGCTTAAAACTCAGCTACTCCAAAGCATTGGTGCCTTAGAAATCGAGGATGCTATCTTGCCCGTAGAGCATCCCGCCATTGACCAGATCATCTGCGAACTGGAAGCTCTTAACCCTATCGACCAGCCCCTACGGCCAGAGCATTGGCCCATGCTGCTGGGCTCCTGGGCCCTGGTCTATGCCTCGCGGGGCACCGTGGTCACGCGCCGCCTGGGTCGGCAGTTTCCGCTGCCGGTGGGCATTCAGCGCGTGTGGCAGCGGCTGACCGACTCCGAAGACAACGGGGCTGGCATCGCCACCGAAAACGGCGCTGTGCTATCTCTACCCTTCTTTGGCGAACTCACTGCCACGGCCCAGGGCATTTGGAAGCCCTACGAAGAAGGTGAAAGCGCCCGCGTTAGCTTTGGGGCCTTTACGGTGCAAGCCACCCGCCTACTAGGGATTGCTGGACTGCACCTGCCCCAGATTACCGTGCCGGTGCTCGAGTTTCTCCGCCAAGAGGCGCTGTGGATCACATCCTATCTGGACGAAGATCTGCGATTTGGGCGCGGTGCCACGGGCAACTTGTTTGTGTTTCGGCGGTAG
- a CDS encoding PHP domain-containing protein, which translates to MVATPSLSTFSQRPRNGDAETLRKIFGAVDATSCPYTYNFHMHTACSDGKLTPAGLMEQVVDIGLSAFAITDHHTVKGYQQAKAWLEDWQWRHPTSLRSRQRGKGGAVPRLFTGVEITAILVETEVHILGYGFAPSHDAIEPYLRGYAPRGEAKLAVAVIAAIQAAGGLAVLAHPARYRTSAKTLVPIAAALGIDGVETYYAYANPEHWAPCPRHTPTIEQLAQNHGLLTTCGTDTHGPNLLRRL; encoded by the coding sequence ATGGTTGCCACTCCCAGTCTCAGCACCTTTAGCCAGCGCCCCCGCAACGGGGATGCGGAAACGCTGAGAAAAATTTTCGGCGCTGTAGATGCAACCAGCTGCCCCTATACCTACAACTTTCACATGCACACCGCTTGCTCCGACGGCAAGCTCACCCCTGCTGGTCTCATGGAGCAGGTGGTCGATATTGGCCTCAGCGCCTTTGCTATCACTGACCACCACACCGTCAAGGGCTACCAGCAGGCCAAAGCCTGGTTGGAAGATTGGCAATGGCGCCACCCTACTTCTCTCCGCAGCCGTCAGCGAGGCAAGGGTGGGGCTGTGCCACGGCTGTTCACCGGCGTAGAAATCACCGCTATTTTAGTTGAAACCGAGGTGCACATCTTGGGCTACGGCTTTGCGCCTAGCCACGATGCGATCGAGCCCTACCTGCGAGGTTACGCCCCCCGAGGCGAGGCCAAACTTGCGGTTGCCGTCATTGCAGCAATTCAGGCGGCGGGGGGGCTGGCGGTGCTGGCCCACCCTGCCCGCTACCGCACCTCGGCTAAAACCCTGGTGCCCATCGCGGCGGCCCTCGGCATTGATGGGGTTGAAACCTACTATGCCTACGCCAACCCCGAACACTGGGCTCCCTGCCCTCGCCATACCCCTACTATTGAGCAACTGGCCCAAAACCATGGCCTGCTGACCACCTGCGGCACCGACACCCACGGACCAAACCTGCTGCGGCGACTGTAG
- a CDS encoding pentapeptide repeat-containing protein, producing the protein MKRLTAMLALALMFWSLSFAPAEAAIPDDVQKLLETKKCQVCILNEAELSNTDLAGANLKIAVLTGANLAGADLGNANLMLSDMEGANLSGANLVGAQMNGANLPNANLSGADLSNVEMTQANLTDADLTDANLSGAVMLSVTLGTANMTGANLKGANLRGVNRSMVQFCNTTMPDGAIENRDC; encoded by the coding sequence ATGAAACGCTTGACAGCCATGCTGGCCCTCGCCCTCATGTTCTGGAGCCTGAGCTTTGCCCCCGCCGAAGCCGCCATTCCCGACGACGTGCAAAAGCTGCTCGAAACCAAAAAGTGCCAGGTGTGCATTCTCAATGAGGCCGAGCTCAGCAACACCGATCTAGCCGGGGCCAATCTCAAGATTGCAGTGCTCACTGGGGCCAATTTGGCCGGAGCTGACCTGGGCAACGCCAACCTCATGCTCAGCGATATGGAAGGCGCTAACCTCAGCGGTGCCAACCTGGTCGGGGCTCAAATGAACGGTGCCAATCTGCCTAACGCCAATTTATCCGGTGCCGACCTCTCTAACGTGGAGATGACCCAGGCCAACCTAACCGACGCCGATCTCACCGATGCCAATCTGAGTGGTGCGGTCATGCTCAGCGTCACCCTCGGTACCGCCAACATGACGGGGGCCAACCTCAAGGGCGCTAACCTGCGCGGCGTCAACCGCAGCATGGTGCAGTTTTGCAATACCACCATGCCCGACGGTGCGATCGAGAACCGCGACTGTTAA
- a CDS encoding NAD(P)/FAD-dependent oxidoreductase, with product MKLSRKNLHERTDQVYDAIVVGGGMGGLSAAIYLARYGLKCLVVEKGKGRSLWMQEVRNVVGVSPDTPGREMLNHGVQQSVDWGADYLRGYVEDVVDEGDHLAVQVKVGKVDSVYPVFRAKYLIAASGVIDVLPQLDDMQNVYDYAGYTLHVCMICDGFDMWDQKAVLIAGKESQINAAFVLDWFTPYISVLTHGLCTVGDEMRAKLADYGYPLYEAPIAKFLGEHHKMSGVELTDGTVVEATTGLINMGSIYHNQYLKGIPTLEWDGENLVTNTMCQTTHDRIFAIGDLKQGLNQVSVAIADGTLAATQIWRNIRRASPPRRWEENLVKEAIAS from the coding sequence ATGAAACTCTCCCGCAAAAATCTACACGAACGCACCGATCAGGTTTATGACGCCATCGTTGTCGGCGGTGGTATGGGAGGGTTGTCAGCAGCTATTTATCTGGCCCGCTATGGCCTCAAGTGCTTAGTGGTGGAAAAGGGTAAGGGGCGATCGCTGTGGATGCAGGAAGTGCGCAATGTGGTCGGAGTCAGCCCCGACACCCCCGGGCGCGAAATGCTCAACCACGGTGTTCAGCAGTCAGTCGATTGGGGGGCAGACTACCTCCGCGGCTACGTCGAAGACGTGGTCGATGAGGGCGACCATCTAGCGGTGCAGGTCAAGGTGGGTAAAGTCGACAGTGTTTACCCCGTATTTCGCGCCAAGTACCTAATCGCGGCTTCGGGCGTGATCGACGTGCTGCCCCAGCTCGACGATATGCAGAACGTCTACGACTACGCAGGCTATACCCTGCACGTCTGCATGATCTGCGACGGCTTCGATATGTGGGATCAAAAAGCGGTGCTGATTGCCGGCAAAGAGTCGCAGATCAACGCAGCCTTTGTGCTGGATTGGTTTACGCCATATATCTCGGTGCTTACCCACGGTCTCTGCACCGTTGGCGATGAAATGCGGGCTAAGCTAGCCGACTACGGTTACCCCCTCTATGAGGCACCCATCGCTAAGTTTCTTGGTGAGCACCACAAAATGAGCGGTGTAGAGCTGACAGACGGCACCGTGGTCGAGGCCACCACCGGTCTGATTAACATGGGCTCGATCTACCACAACCAATACCTCAAGGGCATCCCAACCCTAGAGTGGGATGGTGAAAACCTGGTGACCAACACCATGTGTCAGACGACCCACGACCGCATTTTTGCCATCGGCGACCTCAAGCAGGGCTTGAACCAGGTCTCGGTCGCTATAGCCGATGGCACCCTGGCCGCCACCCAGATCTGGCGCAATATTCGCCGCGCCAGCCCCCCGCGCAGGTGGGAGGAAAATCTGGTCAAAGAAGCGATCGCCTCCTAA
- a CDS encoding peroxiredoxin, which yields MLATGRVPDVVFKTRVRDESVGGSNPYRWQDTTTSDLFAGKKVVVFSLPGAFTPTCSSNHLPRYEELYEEFKAHGVDSIICVSVNDAFVMFQWGQKVGAKNVFLLPDGNAEFTRKMGMLVDKSNLGFGMRSWRYSMLVNDGAIEKIFVESDFGDNCPIDPFEVSDADTMMAYIKGTEATGVSEPRLAFVG from the coding sequence ATGCTTGCTACTGGGCGCGTACCTGACGTCGTCTTTAAGACCCGCGTGCGGGATGAGTCTGTGGGCGGGTCCAACCCCTACCGCTGGCAAGACACCACTACCAGCGATCTCTTTGCTGGTAAGAAGGTAGTGGTGTTCTCCCTGCCCGGCGCTTTCACCCCCACCTGCTCCTCCAACCACCTGCCCCGCTACGAAGAGCTGTATGAAGAGTTCAAGGCCCATGGCGTTGATTCCATCATCTGCGTCTCAGTAAACGACGCCTTCGTCATGTTCCAGTGGGGCCAAAAGGTTGGCGCTAAAAACGTCTTCCTGCTGCCCGACGGCAATGCCGAGTTTACTCGCAAGATGGGCATGCTGGTTGACAAATCCAACCTGGGCTTTGGCATGCGCTCCTGGCGCTACTCCATGCTCGTCAACGACGGCGCTATCGAAAAGATCTTCGTTGAGTCTGACTTTGGCGACAACTGCCCCATCGACCCCTTCGAAGTGTCTGACGCTGACACCATGATGGCCTACATAAAAGGCACCGAAGCAACTGGGGTGTCTGAGCCTCGTTTGGCCTTCGTGGGCTAA
- a CDS encoding Fur family transcriptional regulator, which yields MLSQADQIVTMLKSRGLRVTPQRFAVYANLLGRCDHPTADDILHDLNQNAPTSSQATVYSSLQALRGANLVREVLLEEGVCRYDANIGPHHHFRCQSCGAIADIPWETLGNVNLKTLSPRWQVEGYEVTVRGVCDRCQPEAS from the coding sequence ATGTTGTCCCAAGCCGATCAAATCGTCACTATGTTGAAGTCTCGGGGGCTGCGCGTCACTCCCCAGCGCTTTGCTGTGTATGCCAACCTGCTGGGTCGCTGCGATCACCCAACCGCCGACGATATTCTTCACGACCTCAACCAAAACGCCCCAACGTCGTCTCAGGCGACGGTCTACAGTTCGCTGCAAGCGTTGCGTGGTGCCAACCTCGTCCGCGAAGTGCTGCTTGAAGAGGGGGTATGCCGCTACGACGCCAATATTGGGCCTCACCACCACTTTCGCTGTCAAAGCTGTGGTGCGATCGCCGACATTCCTTGGGAAACCCTAGGCAACGTCAACCTGAAAACCCTTAGCCCCCGTTGGCAAGTCGAGGGCTATGAGGTGACGGTGCGGGGTGTGTGCGATCGCTGTCAGCCTGAAGCATCCTAA
- a CDS encoding DUF6737 family protein, which translates to MPETPPITSAWQLKPWWCQPWSILLTGAAIVGGSWLLLHRLWLTGLVALPIGAWMGFFLLVWPRLMREAGYLDAPHTD; encoded by the coding sequence ATGCCTGAAACACCGCCTATTACTAGCGCTTGGCAGCTGAAACCTTGGTGGTGTCAGCCCTGGTCAATTTTGCTGACAGGGGCTGCGATCGTGGGCGGCAGTTGGCTGCTACTCCACCGACTCTGGCTCACCGGCTTGGTGGCGCTACCCATTGGGGCATGGATGGGCTTTTTCTTACTAGTCTGGCCCCGCTTAATGCGAGAGGCGGGTTATTTAGACGCTCCGCATACCGATTAG
- a CDS encoding toll/interleukin-1 receptor domain-containing protein, whose amino-acid sequence MPSQPLSVFISYSHRDEALKQELEDHLALLKRQGKVCPWQDRQIEAGTEWNEQIREALDAADVILCWSVPDL is encoded by the coding sequence ATGCCTTCTCAGCCGCTGAGTGTGTTCATCTCCTACTCCCATCGAGATGAAGCACTCAAACAAGAACTTGAAGATCACTTGGCGCTGTTAAAGCGACAGGGCAAAGTTTGCCCTTGGCAAGACCGGCAGATTGAAGCAGGTACTGAGTGGAATGAGCAGATTCGCGAGGCTCTGGATGCTGCGGATGTCATCTTGTGCTGGTCAGTCCCCGATTTATGA
- a CDS encoding SDR family oxidoreductase → MKVLVVGATGTLGRQIARRALDEGHEVRCLVRSAQRAAFLREWGVELVRGNLSRPETLPAALEGVDAVIDASTARPSESVLQVDWQGKVNLIKATRDAGVKRFIFFSILNSEKFPHVPLMNVKRCTEKFLAESGLSYTILQPCGFLQGLIGQYAIPVLEKQPIWVMGEAAPIAYMDTQDIARFAVRVLSVPETENRSFPLAGTRAWGAYEIMRLCERKCGQEARVSRISLELLRAIRKVAQFFQWGWNFADRLAFVEVVAGSQPLDAPMDEVYQVFGIPKEEITTLEDYMQEYFSRIMKKLKELDYDSEKASKKKLPF, encoded by the coding sequence ATGAAAGTATTGGTCGTTGGCGCTACTGGCACCCTTGGCAGGCAAATTGCTCGCCGTGCCCTGGATGAGGGGCACGAAGTCCGCTGCCTGGTGAGGAGCGCCCAGCGAGCCGCTTTTTTGCGAGAGTGGGGGGTAGAACTGGTGCGGGGTAACCTCTCCAGGCCTGAGACCCTGCCTGCGGCCCTTGAAGGGGTTGATGCGGTAATTGATGCTTCTACAGCCCGACCTTCCGAGTCGGTGCTGCAGGTAGACTGGCAGGGCAAGGTCAACCTGATCAAAGCTACCCGCGACGCTGGCGTCAAGCGATTCATCTTTTTCTCCATTCTGAACTCTGAAAAGTTTCCCCACGTGCCGCTGATGAACGTCAAGCGCTGCACCGAGAAATTTTTGGCCGAGTCAGGGCTCAGCTACACCATCTTGCAGCCCTGCGGCTTTCTCCAAGGGCTGATTGGTCAGTACGCCATCCCCGTTCTCGAAAAGCAGCCGATCTGGGTCATGGGTGAAGCCGCTCCTATCGCCTATATGGATACCCAGGATATTGCCCGGTTTGCGGTTAGGGTGCTGTCTGTGCCTGAAACGGAGAACCGCAGCTTCCCCTTAGCGGGTACCCGCGCTTGGGGAGCCTACGAAATCATGCGCCTGTGCGAGCGCAAATGTGGCCAAGAGGCCAGAGTCTCGCGCATTTCCCTTGAGCTGCTGCGAGCCATTCGCAAAGTGGCGCAGTTCTTTCAGTGGGGCTGGAATTTTGCCGATCGCCTCGCCTTTGTAGAAGTGGTCGCCGGCAGTCAGCCCCTCGATGCCCCCATGGATGAGGTCTACCAGGTGTTTGGTATTCCCAAGGAGGAAATCACCACCCTTGAAGACTATATGCAAGAGTACTTCAGTCGCATTATGAAGAAGCTGAAGGAACTCGACTACGACAGCGAAAAAGCCAGCAAGAAAAAGCTGCCCTTCTAA
- a CDS encoding PetM family cytochrome b6-f complex subunit 7, giving the protein MGGEIFNTAIIIFTLTLLGLGIGFLLLRVQGGEE; this is encoded by the coding sequence ATGGGCGGCGAAATTTTCAATACGGCGATCATTATCTTTACCCTGACCCTATTGGGCCTGGGGATTGGGTTTTTGCTGCTGCGGGTGCAGGGCGGCGAAGAGTAG
- the pdxA gene encoding 4-hydroxythreonine-4-phosphate dehydrogenase PdxA: MTTPATSVSNLSLPLPRLAIPLGDPAGIGPEVVLKALGARDWSAIATVTILGTRSLLHQTLVALQQSSYAGPLPALDSLDLADISPPLPLETVTFGQASAATGAASFAYLQTAIEGAVAGQYDAIVTGPIAKSAWKAAGHHYPGQTELLAEGAKAERFGMAFVAQSPHTDWWLRALLATTHIPLRQVPEALTPALLTQKLDLLIHSLKQDFGLTQPRIAVAGLNPHSGESGQLGREEVDWLISWLEAQRQRYPQVQIDGPIPPDTMWVRPGQAWFGTEGRALETAHDAYLALYHDQGLIPVKLMAFDRAVNTTVGLPFVRTSPDHGTAFDIAGRGIADGNSMVAAMEVAVEMVGRRG, encoded by the coding sequence ATGACTACCCCTGCGACTTCGGTCTCTAACCTGTCTTTGCCGCTCCCTCGGCTGGCAATTCCCCTGGGCGACCCAGCGGGCATCGGTCCTGAAGTGGTGCTCAAGGCGCTAGGGGCGAGGGATTGGTCGGCGATCGCAACTGTCACCATTCTGGGCACGCGATCGCTCCTACACCAAACGCTAGTAGCCCTTCAGCAATCCTCCTACGCCGGGCCGCTACCGGCCTTAGACTCCTTAGATTTAGCGGATATTTCGCCGCCGTTGCCTTTAGAAACGGTGACCTTCGGCCAGGCCAGCGCTGCTACCGGGGCGGCTAGTTTTGCCTATTTACAGACCGCCATTGAGGGTGCTGTGGCGGGGCAGTACGATGCGATCGTCACGGGACCAATCGCCAAATCAGCTTGGAAAGCGGCTGGGCACCACTACCCTGGACAGACAGAACTTTTAGCTGAGGGGGCCAAAGCCGAGCGGTTTGGCATGGCCTTTGTGGCTCAGTCGCCCCATACCGACTGGTGGCTGCGCGCCCTGTTGGCTACTACCCACATTCCCCTGCGCCAGGTGCCCGAGGCGCTGACGCCAGCCCTGCTCACCCAAAAACTCGATTTGCTGATTCACAGCCTGAAGCAGGACTTTGGCCTAACGCAGCCTCGCATTGCCGTGGCGGGTCTCAATCCCCACAGCGGGGAAAGTGGTCAATTAGGCCGCGAAGAGGTGGACTGGCTGATCTCCTGGCTTGAGGCTCAGCGCCAGCGTTACCCTCAGGTGCAGATCGATGGTCCAATTCCCCCCGATACGATGTGGGTGCGCCCTGGGCAAGCCTGGTTTGGCACCGAGGGGAGGGCGCTGGAGACGGCCCACGACGCCTACCTAGCGCTCTATCACGACCAGGGGCTGATTCCAGTGAAGCTGATGGCTTTTGACCGAGCGGTGAACACGACTGTAGGATTACCCTTTGTGCGAACCTCTCCAGATCACGGCACGGCGTTTGATATTGCTGGACGGGGGATCGCCGATGGTAACAGCATGGTAGCGGCGATGGAGGTAGCGGTGGAAATGGTGGGGCGGAGGGGGTAG
- a CDS encoding ABC-ATPase domain-containing protein, translating to MATQDDLYDQLHRLDGQSYGAYKGLKGKYDFGKFVLHIDHVQGDPFAAPSRVRVVVPQVVAGFPRQLWELPCRAIALTDYLTREFYRATQVRQRPSGSGKSGLIGIVRPSQAVLNRSAARVTKETVELRFTVGLPAFGRRIAGRQAAELLCESVPALVEETLLYNALDGAKLQHHVNTAEDAEELRSQLAAHNLVAFIADGAILPRCSGVDDHPLEDQAVPFKSPESLRVTLRCRHAGEITGMGIPKGITLIVGGGYHGKSTLLRAVEAGIYNHVPNDGRHQVVTNPTAAKVRAEDGRSIAGVDISPFIDSLPQGKSTQNFSTPNASGSTSQAANTIEAIEAGATVLLVDEDTSATNFMIRDRRMQALIAKDREPITPFIDKVRQLFTDYGISTVLVMGGSGDYFDVADTVIAMDEFCPQDVTKRAKAIAAEFKTERDREGGECFGTLVPRIIRPDSIDPSKGRHSVKLRARDVDQLQIGTEAIDLSAVEQLVEPGQVRAIAAAIVYAQRYHMTSTTLLFEAITAVMADIDQYGLDCLTEWPMGDLVWFRGLELAAAINRLRTLQIE from the coding sequence ATGGCGACTCAAGACGACCTCTACGACCAGCTTCATCGGCTCGATGGCCAGAGCTATGGCGCGTATAAGGGGCTTAAGGGAAAGTATGATTTTGGGAAATTTGTGTTGCACATTGACCATGTGCAGGGCGACCCCTTTGCGGCTCCGAGTCGAGTGCGGGTGGTGGTGCCGCAGGTGGTAGCGGGGTTCCCTCGGCAACTGTGGGAACTGCCCTGTCGGGCGATCGCTTTAACAGACTATCTCACCCGTGAATTTTATCGGGCAACTCAGGTTCGCCAACGCCCATCGGGTTCGGGCAAAAGCGGATTAATTGGTATTGTGCGCCCCAGCCAGGCCGTTCTCAATCGCAGCGCGGCCAGGGTTACCAAAGAGACTGTAGAGCTGCGGTTTACCGTGGGTTTACCTGCCTTTGGGCGGCGGATTGCGGGGCGGCAGGCAGCGGAGTTGCTGTGCGAGTCTGTTCCTGCCTTGGTTGAGGAAACTTTGCTCTATAACGCATTGGATGGAGCGAAGCTTCAGCACCATGTCAATACGGCTGAGGATGCGGAGGAGCTGCGATCGCAGCTCGCTGCCCACAACTTAGTGGCCTTTATCGCTGATGGTGCTATCCTGCCCCGATGCAGCGGCGTGGACGATCACCCATTGGAGGATCAGGCGGTTCCCTTTAAATCTCCTGAATCGCTGCGGGTGACGTTGCGCTGTCGCCATGCAGGAGAGATTACCGGAATGGGGATTCCCAAAGGCATTACGCTGATTGTGGGGGGCGGCTACCACGGCAAATCGACCTTGCTACGGGCCGTTGAGGCAGGGATATACAACCACGTTCCTAACGATGGGCGACACCAGGTAGTCACCAACCCGACGGCGGCAAAGGTGCGGGCAGAGGATGGCCGCAGCATTGCCGGGGTCGATATTTCGCCCTTTATTGACAGCCTGCCCCAGGGCAAATCGACGCAGAATTTCTCAACGCCCAACGCCAGTGGCAGCACTTCCCAGGCGGCTAACACGATTGAGGCAATCGAGGCGGGAGCAACGGTGCTGCTGGTGGATGAAGACACCTCAGCGACGAACTTCATGATTCGCGATCGCAGGATGCAGGCGCTAATCGCCAAAGATCGCGAGCCCATTACCCCTTTCATCGACAAGGTGCGGCAGCTCTTCACCGACTACGGCATCTCCACCGTGCTGGTAATGGGGGGCAGCGGCGACTACTTCGATGTGGCCGACACCGTGATCGCCATGGATGAGTTTTGCCCTCAAGATGTGACCAAGCGAGCCAAAGCCATTGCGGCAGAGTTTAAAACAGAGCGCGATCGCGAGGGCGGCGAGTGCTTCGGCACCCTCGTACCGCGAATCATTCGGCCCGACAGCATTGACCCCAGCAAAGGCCGCCACAGCGTCAAGCTCAGGGCGCGGGATGTCGATCAGCTCCAAATTGGCACCGAAGCGATTGATCTATCAGCGGTGGAGCAGTTAGTGGAGCCAGGCCAAGTGCGGGCGATCGCGGCGGCGATCGTCTACGCTCAGCGCTACCACATGACCTCAACCACATTGCTGTTTGAGGCCATCACCGCAGTCATGGCCGACATCGATCAGTATGGACTAGACTGCCTGACCGAGTGGCCCATGGGTGATCTAGTTTGGTTTCGGGGTTTAGAGCTAGCGGCAGCTATTAATCGGCTGCGCACCCTCCAGATCGAGTAA